From the Comamonas odontotermitis genome, one window contains:
- a CDS encoding IPTL-CTERM sorting domain-containing protein has translation MHYLKNKFLIPQMIVLAFATNAWSNTSTKDYWASFPTNGIAGNTVTGTFANGNSVVFQDSGSANTIFGTTSTSAQGYIVWDTSYNTASNPSTTGYTNAAIWPASINSISSQLVSRENSSGYAIKFTQPVNQPRLAIYSLDITDVNFSGTYKVGGTPITGSDVAAVTNTAGYFNLTTLSSIRSPIAGAGRPSEGCFNDSTRMCMYLQFSGQYSEIDYVSTPAGWSDGVGWQVGYAITLVSSDYVGAALAGTAATPIASVFANNTVAGVVATATNATLAPVGIWPTGITLNPDGSVSTTATVPAGSYPLQYQMCDASDPTHCVTSNITLNIAQISAQLDTGTVPAGAASVAIANVLSNDTTDGQPSTLVNSTLTVVTAASNPGVVLDPTTGKVTVAATVPPGIYTITYQLCDQGSPAACSMTTATVTVTGAANPLADTASVPAGVASTPIANVLVNDTTDGQPSTLTNSTLTVVTPASHPGVVLDSATGMVTTTAAVPAGTYTIVYQLCDKANPPVCATATVTVTVTDKSGGKATNVPTLSEYGLMIMGGLLMVFGIPYMRRRRK, from the coding sequence ATGCATTATTTGAAAAATAAATTCCTCATCCCCCAGATGATAGTTCTTGCATTCGCCACAAATGCGTGGTCAAACACATCCACAAAAGACTATTGGGCATCATTTCCTACAAATGGGATTGCAGGCAATACAGTAACCGGAACATTTGCCAATGGGAATAGTGTTGTTTTTCAAGATTCAGGAAGCGCAAACACAATATTCGGGACAACATCTACCAGCGCGCAGGGCTATATCGTTTGGGATACCAGCTACAATACAGCAAGCAATCCTAGCACCACGGGCTATACCAATGCTGCTATCTGGCCTGCATCGATAAACTCAATTTCTTCTCAATTGGTGAGTAGGGAAAACTCATCCGGCTATGCCATTAAATTCACGCAGCCGGTCAATCAGCCTCGCTTGGCAATCTATAGTCTAGATATTACAGATGTAAATTTCTCAGGTACCTATAAGGTGGGTGGCACACCTATTACCGGGAGTGACGTTGCTGCCGTTACCAATACCGCTGGGTATTTCAATCTAACCACACTCAGCAGTATTCGCAGCCCGATTGCTGGGGCTGGAAGACCGTCTGAGGGGTGCTTTAATGATTCAACTCGAATGTGCATGTATTTGCAATTCAGTGGGCAGTACTCAGAAATTGATTATGTTTCCACCCCCGCTGGTTGGAGCGACGGGGTAGGTTGGCAGGTTGGATATGCGATTACATTAGTATCGAGCGATTACGTAGGCGCTGCCCTGGCTGGCACTGCTGCCACACCTATCGCCAGTGTCTTTGCCAACAACACAGTGGCCGGAGTGGTGGCAACCGCGACCAATGCTACGCTTGCTCCGGTTGGAATCTGGCCTACTGGTATTACGCTCAATCCAGATGGATCTGTCAGTACTACGGCTACCGTGCCTGCAGGCAGCTATCCATTGCAATATCAAATGTGCGACGCGTCTGATCCCACGCACTGTGTGACCTCCAACATCACTTTGAACATTGCGCAAATATCAGCACAGCTCGATACGGGAACTGTTCCTGCGGGCGCGGCATCGGTAGCCATTGCCAATGTGCTGTCCAACGATACGACTGATGGGCAGCCATCGACATTGGTTAATTCGACATTGACTGTGGTCACGGCTGCGTCCAATCCGGGGGTTGTGCTGGATCCAACCACGGGCAAGGTGACTGTTGCAGCCACAGTTCCACCAGGGATCTACACGATTACCTACCAATTGTGCGACCAAGGATCTCCGGCAGCTTGCTCTATGACGACAGCTACAGTTACTGTTACAGGCGCAGCCAACCCACTAGCCGATACAGCGAGTGTCCCCGCCGGCGTAGCCTCTACGCCAATTGCTAATGTGTTGGTCAATGACACGACGGACGGCCAGCCATCGACGCTGACGAACTCGACGCTGACGGTGGTAACGCCCGCCTCCCATCCTGGCGTGGTGCTGGATTCGGCAACGGGTATGGTCACCACGACGGCGGCAGTTCCTGCAGGTACCTATACCATCGTTTACCAGCTGTGCGACAAGGCGAACCCTCCGGTGTGCGCCACTGCCACGGTGACCGTGACGGTAACGGACAAGAGCGGAGGAAAGGCAACGAATGTGCCAACCCTCTCTGAGTATGGCCTGATGATCATGGGCGGCTTGCTGATGGTGTTCGGCATTCCATATATGCGGCGCCGTCGCAAATAA
- a CDS encoding aldo/keto reductase, whose product MHYRQLGASPLQVSALCLGTMMFADQIDAQEAAAIVADARERGVNFIDTADIYSKGASESMVGRLLQGQRDDWVLATKLGNTMGDKPNQGYYSRAWMLREVEASLQRLQTDRIDILYLHRDRAGLNLEEPLYALKHLIDSGKILYWGISNFRGWRIAEAVFIARQIGLPPPVVCQPYYNLLNRMPETDILPACQHFGIGVVPFSPIARGVLSGKYQPGMEPPKDSRAGRNDTRIMQTEFRPESLLIAQQVQQHAQHQGISAAQFATAWVLAHQAISAVIAGPRTLQQWQDYLPALDYQITVEDERLISRLVSPGHPSTPGYNDPAHLWPQGRRA is encoded by the coding sequence ATGCACTACCGCCAACTCGGCGCCAGCCCGCTTCAGGTTTCTGCCCTGTGCCTGGGCACCATGATGTTTGCCGACCAGATCGATGCGCAGGAGGCTGCCGCCATCGTGGCCGATGCGCGCGAACGCGGCGTCAACTTCATCGACACTGCCGACATCTACAGCAAGGGCGCCTCCGAAAGCATGGTGGGCCGCCTGCTGCAAGGCCAGCGCGATGACTGGGTGCTGGCCACCAAACTGGGCAACACCATGGGCGATAAGCCCAACCAGGGCTACTACTCGCGCGCCTGGATGCTGCGCGAAGTAGAGGCCAGCCTGCAGCGCCTGCAGACCGACCGCATCGACATCCTCTACCTGCACCGCGACCGCGCCGGGCTGAATCTGGAAGAGCCCCTGTACGCCCTCAAACACCTGATCGACAGCGGCAAGATTCTCTACTGGGGCATATCCAACTTCCGCGGCTGGCGCATTGCAGAGGCCGTGTTCATCGCCCGCCAGATCGGCCTGCCGCCGCCCGTGGTGTGCCAGCCATACTACAACCTGCTCAACCGCATGCCCGAGACCGACATCCTGCCCGCATGCCAGCATTTCGGCATCGGCGTCGTGCCCTTCAGCCCAATTGCGCGCGGCGTGCTCAGCGGCAAGTACCAGCCGGGCATGGAGCCGCCCAAGGACAGCCGTGCCGGTCGCAACGATACGCGCATCATGCAGACCGAGTTCCGCCCCGAATCCCTGCTGATCGCGCAGCAGGTGCAGCAGCACGCCCAGCATCAAGGCATCAGCGCCGCACAGTTTGCCACCGCCTGGGTGCTGGCCCACCAGGCCATCAGCGCCGTCATCGCCGGCCCGCGTACCCTGCAGCAGTGGCAGGACTACCTGCCCGCGCTGGATTACCAGATAACGGTGGAAGACGAACGCCTCATCAGCAGGCTGGTCAGCCCAGGCCATCCATCAACGCCCGGGTACAACGATCCTGCGCACCTGTGGCCGCAGGGGCGGCGGGCCTAG
- a CDS encoding FHA domain-containing protein: MSEHDYPELTEVAPDTEMAALDAAAPAQPAAAPPEGAVLELVERGHRLALALPVFAWPCTIGRAATADLVLTDTSIAPEHVRLHRSGDGQYEIEVLDSVNGIWLGKRHYSAGERCTWTPGTRLVLGRGVQLALRTAAQPLAPTQRWRPFSRAQGMLTAFALVALALLAALETWLGATETGTMARQLPSMLLWLFGGLLVWSLLWSLMGKLFTGATAFWRHVCIASVGMVTTALVGKLLSAGAFALSMPLLSRFDSSVAIALLVVVLWFHLRAATQVGSRTLAIAMLSLLVLGVGAKLGLQWQSQKRLGDGLYMSNLMPPQWRMAPTVPVDRFVQDTDSIRQQLQTRSQLEKDEDEDGAEEDSGLD; this comes from the coding sequence ATGAGCGAACACGATTACCCCGAGCTGACCGAAGTCGCGCCCGATACCGAAATGGCGGCCCTGGATGCCGCAGCCCCCGCGCAGCCCGCCGCTGCGCCGCCCGAAGGCGCCGTGCTGGAACTGGTGGAACGCGGCCACCGCCTGGCGCTCGCGCTGCCGGTGTTTGCCTGGCCCTGCACCATTGGCCGCGCCGCCACCGCCGATCTGGTGCTGACCGACACCAGCATCGCGCCCGAGCATGTGCGCCTGCACCGCAGCGGCGATGGCCAGTACGAAATCGAAGTGCTCGACAGCGTCAACGGCATCTGGCTGGGCAAGCGCCATTACAGCGCGGGGGAGCGCTGCACCTGGACGCCGGGCACCCGCCTCGTTCTGGGTCGCGGCGTACAACTGGCGCTGCGCACCGCGGCGCAACCATTGGCACCCACGCAGCGCTGGCGGCCCTTCTCGCGCGCGCAAGGCATGCTCACGGCCTTTGCGCTGGTAGCGCTTGCCCTGCTGGCAGCGCTGGAGACCTGGCTGGGCGCCACCGAGACCGGAACCATGGCGCGCCAGTTGCCATCCATGCTGCTGTGGCTGTTTGGCGGCCTGCTGGTGTGGTCTCTTCTCTGGTCGCTGATGGGCAAGCTGTTCACGGGAGCCACCGCCTTCTGGCGCCATGTCTGCATCGCCTCGGTCGGCATGGTGACCACGGCGCTGGTGGGCAAGCTGCTGTCAGCCGGCGCATTTGCATTGTCGATGCCGCTGCTGTCGCGGTTTGACTCCAGCGTGGCCATCGCCTTGCTGGTGGTAGTGCTGTGGTTCCACCTGCGCGCGGCAACCCAGGTGGGCAGCCGCACGCTTGCCATCGCCATGCTGAGCCTGCTGGTGCTGGGCGTGGGCGCCAAGCTGGGCCTGCAATGGCAATCGCAAAAGCGCCTGGGTGACGGACTGTACATGTCCAACCTCATGCCGCCGCAGTGGCGCATGGCGCCCACTGTACCGGTGGACCGCTTCGTGCAGGACACGGATTCCATCCGCCAGCAGTTGCAGACCCGCAGCCAGCTGGAAAAGGACGAAGACGAAGATGGCGCGGAGGAAGACAGCGGCCTCGACTGA